A stretch of Aphanothece sacrum FPU1 DNA encodes these proteins:
- a CDS encoding TerB family tellurite resistance protein yields the protein MKSEQKNKQLLKILIGAAWIDGIIQVEERDYLRQMATNQGLSEDKEIKTLLSELKPVQPTECYQWLEDYLGDNPKTADYQKLLESLSGLIYSDGDVQMQEAQLLTKIQLLDPAQDSGKSTFDKMLKTIQKLYRKALTQNL from the coding sequence ATGAAAAGTGAACAGAAAAATAAACAACTGTTAAAGATTCTCATCGGTGCTGCTTGGATTGATGGAATTATTCAAGTTGAGGAAAGGGACTATTTACGTCAGATGGCAACTAATCAGGGACTCTCTGAAGATAAAGAGATTAAAACTCTTTTATCAGAATTAAAACCAGTTCAACCTACAGAATGTTATCAATGGTTAGAAGATTATTTAGGGGATAATCCCAAAACAGCCGACTATCAAAAATTACTAGAAAGTCTAAGTGGTTTGATTTATAGTGACGGAGATGTTCAGATGCAAGAAGCTCAACTTTTGACTAAAATACAATTACTTGATCCCGCTCAAGATTCCGGTAAATCAACTTTTGATAAAATGCTAAAAACTATCCAAAAATTGTATCGTAAGGCCCTTACTCAAAACCTTTAA
- a CDS encoding NYN domain-containing protein: MNVLENPSSNIRLAVLIDAENVSASIIESLLQEIAKYGTANVKRIYGDWTSNQLNSWKTKLNKLAIQPMQQFRYTTGKNSTDSALIIDAMDLLYAGNFDGFCLISSDSDFTRLASRIRESGLIVYGFGEKQKTPEAFVVACNKFIYTDILDDKRTSGNQDLKNNQQLLDLLKSAYDSVADEEGWAHLGPFGSQLTKLSPSFDARNYGYKKLSELVQFIDIFEIKKSRSHLTIKLK, translated from the coding sequence ATGAACGTTTTAGAGAATCCATCAAGTAATATAAGATTAGCAGTTTTGATTGATGCTGAAAATGTGAGTGCCAGTATTATTGAATCTTTGCTCCAAGAAATTGCTAAATATGGAACAGCTAATGTTAAACGTATTTATGGAGACTGGACAAGTAATCAATTAAATAGCTGGAAAACTAAACTTAATAAGTTAGCCATTCAACCTATGCAACAATTTCGCTATACAACAGGAAAAAATTCCACTGATAGTGCCTTAATTATTGATGCAATGGATTTACTTTATGCAGGTAATTTTGATGGATTTTGTTTAATTTCTAGTGATAGTGATTTTACTCGTTTAGCGTCTAGAATTAGAGAATCAGGATTAATAGTTTATGGATTTGGAGAAAAACAAAAAACTCCTGAAGCCTTTGTTGTCGCTTGCAATAAATTTATTTATACTGATATATTAGATGATAAAAGAACTTCTGGCAATCAAGATCTGAAAAATAATCAACAGTTATTAGATCTTTTAAAAAGTGCTTATGACTCGGTTGCTGATGAAGAAGGTTGGGCCCATCTTGGCCCGTTTGGGTCACAATTAACCAAATTATCCCCTTCCTTCGATGCCAGAAATTATGGCTATAAAAAATTGAGCGAATTGGTGCAGTTTATTGATATATTTGAGATCAAGAAAAGTCGTTCTCATTTAACCATCAAATTAAAATAA
- a CDS encoding GNAT family N-acetyltransferase: protein MTKIRIASKEDLPYIVEIYNASISSRIATGDLDPISVESRLKWFAEHSSDRYPIWVMEMNNQITGWLSFQHFYGRPAYEKTVEISLYVSPYHQRQGIGKTLLQNGINQSKNLGIKTLLGFIFAHNIPSLDLFKKHQFEKWGYLQKVAYLDGIERDLVIVGRTL from the coding sequence ATGACAAAAATCAGAATTGCAAGCAAAGAAGATTTACCTTATATTGTTGAGATTTATAATGCTAGTATTTCCAGTCGTATAGCCACCGGAGATCTTGACCCTATTTCAGTAGAAAGTCGTTTAAAATGGTTTGCTGAACATTCATCTGATCGTTACCCTATTTGGGTGATGGAAATGAACAATCAAATAACGGGTTGGCTGAGTTTTCAACACTTTTATGGTCGTCCAGCTTATGAAAAAACCGTAGAAATTAGTCTTTATGTTTCTCCTTATCATCAACGTCAAGGTATTGGGAAAACTCTACTACAAAATGGGATTAACCAAAGTAAAAATCTCGGTATCAAGACTTTATTAGGCTTTATTTTTGCTCACAATATACCTAGTTTAGATCTGTTTAAAAAGCATCAATTTGAAAAATGGGGTTATTTGCAAAAAGTTGCTTACTTAGATGGAATAGAACGAGATTTAGTGATTGTTGGCCGTACTTTATAA
- the corA gene encoding magnesium/cobalt transporter CorA: MTQSPVRDSELLDQRDLEEEEEEEEEEDYFDYFYDEPGSEPGTLSIEPDAKPSRIVLIDYDADHAVRKVDVTPNALIPYLGTNTISWMDVQGLGSEKILKQVGDIFKLHPLLLEDVVNVPQRPKVEDYNEQLMIIVQMVRSASDDEGFESEQVGFVLGAKYLLTFQEEEIEDCFDIVRDRIRGNQGKVRQSGPDYLAYLLLDSIIDGYFPVLENYGDRIEMLEDQIVLHPDNSNLEEIYSIRRELLSLRRSIWPLRNVTDILVRGRSPLISPDNQIYFRDCYDHVIQLLDIVETYRELSSSLMDVYLSSMSNKMNEVMQLLTVISTIFIPLTFIAGLYGMNFKYMPELEGRWSYFIALGGMAAIAGGLIFFFWRRGWFKPFYAVKKD; encoded by the coding sequence ATGACTCAATCCCCTGTTCGTGACTCTGAACTACTAGATCAAAGAGATTTAGAGGAAGAAGAAGAAGAAGAAGAAGAAGAAGATTACTTTGATTATTTTTATGATGAACCAGGTAGTGAACCAGGAACTCTTAGTATTGAACCCGATGCTAAACCATCCCGTATTGTTTTAATTGATTATGATGCAGATCATGCCGTTCGTAAAGTAGATGTTACCCCCAATGCTTTAATTCCCTATTTAGGGACTAATACTATTTCTTGGATGGATGTTCAAGGATTAGGCAGTGAAAAAATTCTTAAACAAGTGGGAGATATTTTTAAATTACATCCTTTATTATTAGAAGATGTGGTCAATGTTCCTCAACGTCCTAAAGTGGAAGACTATAATGAACAACTAATGATTATTGTGCAAATGGTAAGATCAGCATCGGATGATGAAGGATTTGAAAGCGAACAAGTTGGTTTTGTTTTAGGGGCTAAATATCTGTTAACTTTTCAAGAAGAAGAAATTGAAGATTGTTTTGATATTGTTCGGGATAGAATTCGTGGAAATCAAGGTAAAGTCCGTCAATCAGGACCAGATTATTTAGCTTATTTGCTCTTAGATTCTATTATTGATGGCTATTTTCCCGTATTAGAAAATTATGGTGATCGCATTGAAATGTTAGAAGATCAAATTGTTCTTCATCCTGACAATAGTAACCTGGAAGAAATCTATTCTATTCGACGAGAATTATTATCTTTGCGTCGCTCAATTTGGCCTTTACGGAATGTGACTGATATTTTAGTTCGAGGGAGAAGTCCTCTGATTAGTCCTGATAATCAAATTTATTTTCGAGATTGTTATGATCACGTCATTCAATTGTTAGATATTGTTGAAACTTATCGAGAATTATCATCAAGTTTAATGGATGTTTATCTCTCGTCTATGAGCAATAAAATGAATGAAGTCATGCAATTATTAACCGTTATTTCTACTATATTTATTCCCCTAACTTTTATTGCTGGACTTTATGGCATGAACTTTAAATATATGCCCGAACTTGAAGGACGTTGGAGTTATTTTATTGCTTTGGGAGGGATGGCGGCGATCGCAGGAGGATTAATCTTTTTCTTTTGGCGACGGGGTTGGTTTAAACCATTTTATGCAGTTAAAAAAGATTAA
- the rnc gene encoding ribonuclease III — protein MTLSDPRRTRTLHRFMQKLGLPDISLVNWVLLDLALTHPTISRDKNYQQLEFLGDSVVRLAAAEVLLQTYPDASVGEFAALRSMMVSDLTLAEFAESFGLERYLLMSESAAKDEAGRVSRLADAFEAVLGALYLSRQTLELVHPWLDPLLMAKADEIRQDPARQNYKDALQEWTQAQYKILPDYRVQEQAQVSNRQQRFLAEVWLQERKLGSGEGKSKKTAEQAAAKDAFLRLNSSTNYATPAVN, from the coding sequence ATGACCCTTAGCGACCCTCGACGGACTCGAACACTTCATCGCTTCATGCAAAAATTAGGCTTACCTGATATTAGCTTAGTTAATTGGGTATTGCTTGATTTAGCCTTAACTCATCCCACCATTTCACGGGACAAAAATTATCAACAATTGGAATTTTTAGGAGATTCAGTTGTACGATTAGCGGCAGCAGAAGTATTATTACAAACCTATCCTGATGCGTCCGTAGGCGAATTTGCCGCCTTACGGTCTATGATGGTTAGTGATCTTACTCTAGCTGAATTTGCCGAAAGTTTTGGCTTAGAACGTTATTTGTTGATGTCGGAGAGTGCTGCTAAAGATGAAGCAGGAAGGGTTTCTCGGTTAGCAGATGCTTTTGAAGCGGTATTAGGGGCATTGTATTTGAGTCGTCAAACCTTGGAATTAGTTCATCCTTGGTTAGATCCTCTGTTAATGGCTAAAGCTGACGAAATTCGCCAAGATCCCGCCCGTCAAAACTATAAAGATGCTCTACAAGAATGGACTCAAGCTCAGTATAAAATTCTACCAGATTATCGTGTACAAGAACAAGCTCAAGTCTCTAACCGACAACAGCGTTTTTTAGCAGAAGTGTGGTTACAAGAGCGTAAATTGGGCTCAGGAGAAGGAAAATCAAAAAAAACGGCGGAACAAGCAGCAGCTAAAGACGCTTTTTTAAGACTCAATAGTAGTACGAATTATGCAACACCAGCCGTGAATTGA